DNA from Algisphaera agarilytica:
GAATGTAGTTGCCGAACGGGGCCGAGACCGACAACGGCCTGATCCCGGGGACGACGGCTTGCAGGCGAGAAACTTGATCGGGGGATTCGCTCATGATCGGCTGGCGAGTATAACGAGACGTATGCAACGGGTGTCCGGGTACCTGAAAAGCGTGTTGGACGAGGTGATGCCCCGCGGGGTGGCGGTCGCGTTGGACCAGGCCGAGGACTGGTCGGCCGACGCCGCCGAGCGGTATTGCCCGCGGTGTGGGGCCTCGGCCGGGCCGGGCGCGGTGACCGCCCGGGGATGTCCGTTCTGCCTCGACCAGACGATCCACTGGCACCGCCTCACCCGGCTCTCGGCCTACGCCGACCCGCTCGACGGCTGGATCAAGGCGATGAAGTTCGGCAAGCAGTGGAGCTGGGCGAGGTGGTTCGGCGAACAACTTGCCCAGCAACTCGGCAAGCCGCTGGATGAAAACAAACTCGTGGTCTGCCCGGTGCCGATGCCTTGGATGCGGCGGTGGTCGCGCGGGTTCAACCAGTCGCGGCTGATGGCCGAGGCGTTGGCGGATGTGCGCGGCTACCCGTGTCTCGAAGCGCTCAAACGCACCCGCCACACCGCGCCGCAGACGACGGTCGCGGCGTCACAACGCCCCGCGAACGTGCGCGGCTCGCTGGCGATGCGGCCCATCGACCTTACGGGATACGACGTGATTCTCGTCGACGACATCAAGACCACTGGATCGACGCTCAACGCTTGTGCGCGGCTACTCAAACAGGCCGGAGCCCGCAGCGTGCACGCCGCTGTCGCCGCGGTGGCGGACCCGAAAGGACAGCACTTCAAATCTTTGTAGTCATTAGCCGCTTGCGGCTTAGCGCTAAGCCGCAAGCGGCTACGCGGTTACCACACCACCTCCACCTTGCGCCCCGCGTCGGCACTCTCCACCGCCGCGAGCACCATCGCCAGACTCTTGATGTTGTCCTCGTACGGGCATTCGACCGACACCGCCCCATCCGACAGCACGTGCTCGGCAAACTGGCGAATCAGATAGCCGTGGCCCTCGTCGGCCATCTCGATAAGCGGGATGTCGACCTGCGTCTTCTCGCGGATGAACCCCTCAGTCTGGCCGGGCGTCACGACCTCGCACTTCATCGCGTCGGCCCCGTCCCAGGTGATCGTGCCCTTGGCCCCCACGATCCGCCAGTCGGCTTCCCACGTCGTGTCGCAGCCCTCGTTGCACCACGAACCGCGGTAGGTGTAGACGACGCCGTCGGTCATCTCGAAGATCGCCGTGGCACAGGCATGCCCGTCGTACCACGAGTGCTTGGGGTTCCACGCGTGGCAGTAGACGCTCACCGGATCGGCCCCCGAAACCTGCCGGGCGTTGTCGAACGTGTGGATCGCCATATCCAGCACCAGCGGGTGGGCCATCGCGTCGCGGAAGCCGCCGAAGTGGGCGCCGATGTAGAAATCGCTGTGCAGCTCCGCGAGATCACCGATCCCGTCCGCCGCGACAAACTTTTCGAGTGACTTGAACCCCACAAGCGGCCGACGCGTCTGCGTCACCGCGTAGGTCTTGCCCGAGGCCTTTGCCGCCGCGACCATCGCCCGGGCTTTATCGAGCGTGTCGCTCATCGGCTTCTCGCCCAGTACGTGACACCCCAACTCAAGCGCCTCGATCGTCACCTTGTCGTGAGCCACGGGCACCGTCACGTCGAACACCGCGTCCGCGCCGGTCGCCTCGACCGCGGCCTTGAGCGAGTCGAAGACCAGATCGTGCGAAAGCTCGAACCAGTCCGCCATCGCGACCGCCGCGTCGCGGTTCAGATCGACCAGTCCAACCAATTCGATCGTGTCGAGTTCCACCGCGTGCTTGACCCACTCACGGGCCATGCCGCCGCAGCCGACCACCACCGTCTTCATCTTCGACGCCATCGCAACTCCTGGGCGGGAATATTCAACGTAGGGTGGGCACCGCCCACCACCAAGCATTTCGAAACTCTGCAGTGGGCGGTGCCACCCTACCGCAACGGCCCGAAGCTCAGCCGCGCAGCTCGGCCCCGACCGCTTCGGTCAGCGACTTGAGCACCGCTGCGACCTGCGGGTCGACCTGATCGTGACGCAAGGTCGTGGCGGGATCACGGAACGCCATCCGCAGACTCACGCTCTTCTTGCCCTTGGCGATGGGCTTGCCGCGGTACACGCCGATGAACGCGAGGTCTTCCATCATCTCCGGCTTCGCCGCGACGACGGCCGACTCGACCTGCGACCACGACACACCCTCATCAACGATCACCGACAAATCACGCTCAATGCCCGGGAACTTCGGCAGCGCCCCCACCTCACGCACCGGCGGGAACAACGCCAGGAGCGCCGCCAAATCCAACTCGGCTGCGACCTGGGCCGTCTGCACATCGAACCGGTCGCGTGTCTTGTCGCCGATCAGGCCCATGACGCCCACCGCTGTGTCGCCGACGAAGACCGTACCCGCCGCGGAGAACTCGCCGCCATTTTCGATCGGCTCGACGCGGACCGTGCCCAAGGCTTTCGCCCCGCCCAGCGCTTCGACGACCTCGTCGATACCACCACGCAGTTCACGCAACGCCTCATCGACATCTTCCGCGTCACGCAGCATCGCCAGCATCACCGTCTCGACGGTTTGGCCGTCCACGACCTTCCACGTCGATGCGGTCTCGAACAGGCGGACGCCGTGGTTGCCCGCATCCTGGTTCAGCTTCCGGCAGGACAGCAAGCTCGGCAGCGCCGACGGCCGGAGCATCGGCTCGTCTTTCTTGTGGTCGCCTTCGAGCATCAATGGTTCGGCCCCGTCGGGCAGGAACGGCTTGGCCAACTTCGGCCGGATGAAGCTGAAGGTGATCGTCTCGTGGTAGCCGTGGGCGACCATGACGTCGCCGATGGCCCTCTTCGCCTGCACGGTGGCCTGCGGCGGCTTGGCGATGAGCTCGAGCTTGGGCTTGATCGGGATCGCGTCCATGCCGTGGAGGCGGGCGATCTCTTCGATCAGGTCGACTTCACGTAACAGGTCGAGACGGAACGTCGGGATCATCGCGGTGACGGTTTCGCCGTCGGCCGCGGCGTTGAGCC
Protein-coding regions in this window:
- the pheT gene encoding phenylalanine--tRNA ligase subunit beta, with amino-acid sequence MKISLNWLNDYLGTPVAHDAVDDLLTGHGFPIEDTIEIDEGPAKGDVMFDVEVTSNRGDCLSHVGVAREVAAATGAELKRPPAELPDAGSESVESLTSVDHSTQPEACPLYTARVITGVKVGPSPDWLVAKLEAVGLRSVNNVVDVTNLLLLELGQPLHAFDMGKLAGRKVVVRGATKGEKFNAIDGTKHELREGMLVIADAEKPQAVAGVMGGLDSEVGEETTDILLESAIFEPLQVRKTSRALKLASDSSFRFERGVDPVGVGTASRRAAALIVELAGGTLADGVIRVGPLADQENEPAMLSLRAERCRQLLGLDLSAEQQADYLNRIGLNAAADGETVTAMIPTFRLDLLREVDLIEEIARLHGMDAIPIKPKLELIAKPPQATVQAKRAIGDVMVAHGYHETITFSFIRPKLAKPFLPDGAEPLMLEGDHKKDEPMLRPSALPSLLSCRKLNQDAGNHGVRLFETASTWKVVDGQTVETVMLAMLRDAEDVDEALRELRGGIDEVVEALGGAKALGTVRVEPIENGGEFSAAGTVFVGDTAVGVMGLIGDKTRDRFDVQTAQVAAELDLAALLALFPPVREVGALPKFPGIERDLSVIVDEGVSWSQVESAVVAAKPEMMEDLAFIGVYRGKPIAKGKKSVSLRMAFRDPATTLRHDQVDPQVAAVLKSLTEAVGAELRG
- a CDS encoding Gfo/Idh/MocA family protein produces the protein MASKMKTVVVGCGGMAREWVKHAVELDTIELVGLVDLNRDAAVAMADWFELSHDLVFDSLKAAVEATGADAVFDVTVPVAHDKVTIEALELGCHVLGEKPMSDTLDKARAMVAAAKASGKTYAVTQTRRPLVGFKSLEKFVAADGIGDLAELHSDFYIGAHFGGFRDAMAHPLVLDMAIHTFDNARQVSGADPVSVYCHAWNPKHSWYDGHACATAIFEMTDGVVYTYRGSWCNEGCDTTWEADWRIVGAKGTITWDGADAMKCEVVTPGQTEGFIREKTQVDIPLIEMADEGHGYLIRQFAEHVLSDGAVSVECPYEDNIKSLAMVLAAVESADAGRKVEVVW
- a CDS encoding ComF family protein, whose translation is MQRVSGYLKSVLDEVMPRGVAVALDQAEDWSADAAERYCPRCGASAGPGAVTARGCPFCLDQTIHWHRLTRLSAYADPLDGWIKAMKFGKQWSWARWFGEQLAQQLGKPLDENKLVVCPVPMPWMRRWSRGFNQSRLMAEALADVRGYPCLEALKRTRHTAPQTTVAASQRPANVRGSLAMRPIDLTGYDVILVDDIKTTGSTLNACARLLKQAGARSVHAAVAAVADPKGQHFKSL